One Streptomyces coeruleorubidus DNA segment encodes these proteins:
- a CDS encoding glycoside hydrolase family 43 protein has protein sequence MRALISRLSAILLAACLLFTGQALTTPQRAAAADPGYLMTHFIGEGSTGQQIYFSHSTDGLNWSDLNGGGMTLRSTVGTRGVRDPALVRAPGGDKYWIIATDLCIGCGQSWDQAVNDASRNLVVWESTDLVTWSKPWLLNVAGAIPDGRNAWAPEAIWNPETNDYVLYWATNATRGGVLKHRIYSARTTDFRTITTPQLYIDRPGTQNIIDTQIVEVPSGVGGFRYVRASGDGQITLEGSNSILGTWTNLGNLSGIGLTGSQVEGPMWMKFRDRNEWTLYLDQYASGRGYMPVTTTNPSAAGTYRLPASGSYNLGGTKKRHGAILNLTAAEESRVLARWANTPAKRLQSFNFQDRYVRHAGFDVRIDQNVTGPDAQFRLRPGLAGSGTVSFESVNFPGHFLRHAGYDFQLAYNDGTTRFAADATFRQVAGLADSTWSSFQSYSHPDRYIRHYAYELRLDPITTTTARSDATFRVTD, from the coding sequence ATGCGCGCGCTTATCTCCAGGCTGTCGGCGATATTGCTCGCCGCCTGCCTCCTCTTCACAGGCCAGGCCCTGACCACACCTCAGCGGGCCGCCGCCGCCGACCCGGGCTACCTGATGACGCACTTCATCGGGGAGGGGTCGACCGGTCAGCAGATCTACTTCTCGCACAGCACGGACGGCCTGAACTGGAGTGACCTCAACGGCGGCGGGATGACCCTGCGTTCCACGGTGGGAACCCGTGGGGTGCGCGACCCCGCACTGGTCAGAGCCCCCGGCGGTGACAAGTACTGGATCATCGCGACCGACCTGTGCATCGGCTGCGGACAGTCGTGGGACCAGGCCGTGAACGACGCCAGCCGCAACCTCGTGGTGTGGGAGTCCACGGACCTGGTCACCTGGTCGAAGCCGTGGCTGCTCAACGTCGCCGGCGCGATCCCCGACGGGCGCAACGCCTGGGCGCCGGAAGCGATCTGGAACCCCGAGACCAACGACTACGTCCTGTACTGGGCGACGAACGCGACCCGGGGCGGCGTGCTCAAGCACCGCATCTACTCCGCCCGCACCACCGACTTCCGCACCATCACCACCCCACAGCTCTACATCGACCGCCCCGGCACCCAGAACATCATCGACACCCAGATCGTCGAGGTGCCGTCCGGCGTCGGTGGCTTCCGTTACGTACGGGCCTCCGGCGACGGCCAGATCACGCTCGAAGGCAGCAACTCGATCCTCGGTACGTGGACCAACCTTGGCAACCTCTCCGGCATCGGCCTGACCGGCTCCCAGGTCGAAGGCCCGATGTGGATGAAGTTCAGGGACCGCAACGAGTGGACCCTGTACCTCGACCAGTACGCCTCCGGACGCGGCTACATGCCGGTCACGACGACGAACCCCTCCGCCGCCGGCACCTACCGGCTCCCGGCGTCGGGAAGCTACAACCTGGGCGGGACGAAGAAGCGCCACGGTGCGATCCTCAACCTGACGGCCGCCGAGGAGAGCCGCGTGCTCGCACGCTGGGCCAACACCCCGGCCAAGCGGCTCCAGTCGTTCAACTTCCAGGACCGGTACGTGCGGCACGCCGGCTTCGACGTGCGCATCGACCAGAACGTCACCGGCCCGGACGCCCAGTTCCGGCTGCGGCCCGGCCTGGCGGGCTCGGGCACCGTCTCCTTCGAGTCGGTCAACTTCCCCGGCCACTTCCTGCGGCACGCCGGATACGACTTCCAGCTGGCCTACAACGACGGCACCACCCGGTTCGCCGCGGACGCCACCTTCCGCCAGGTCGCCGGCCTCGCCGACTCGACATGGTCGTCCTTCCAGTCGTACAGCCACCCCGACCGGTACATCCGCCACTACGCCTACGAACTCCGCCTCGACCCGATCACCACCACGACGGCCCGCAGCGACGCCACCTTCCGCGTGACGGACTGA
- the yjfF gene encoding galactofuranose ABC transporter, permease protein YjfF — MSATAQTPKAAPSGSTASRGARLLGDRRLPVLVTAGLFIAMYIGGLSRYQNYGFGEPQVFLNLFIDNGYLLVAAIGATFVIMSGGIDLSVGSVIGFTTMFTAWLVEGQGLPLLLVVPLALAVGAFGGFLMGYVIHNFEIQPFIVTLAGLFLFRGLCLVISKESISISDASVGTLAQTRVSFGLGELSIGALVALVVLGVACYVLHYTRFGRRVYAIGGNEQSALLMGLPLGGTKIAVYTVSGFCSALAGLLFMLYIQSGDPLHAIGMELDAIAAVVIGGTLLTGGSGYVLGTLFGVLVLGLIKSVITFEGTLSSWWTKIATGVLLCAFILIQRTMTARRKT, encoded by the coding sequence ATGAGCGCGACCGCCCAGACCCCCAAGGCGGCTCCGAGCGGCAGCACCGCCTCCCGTGGCGCGCGCCTGCTCGGCGACAGGCGTCTGCCCGTCCTGGTCACGGCCGGCCTGTTCATCGCCATGTACATCGGTGGCCTCAGCCGGTACCAGAACTACGGGTTCGGCGAACCCCAGGTGTTCCTCAACCTGTTCATCGACAACGGCTATCTGCTGGTCGCAGCCATCGGTGCCACCTTCGTCATCATGTCCGGCGGCATCGACCTGTCCGTGGGCTCGGTGATCGGCTTCACCACCATGTTCACGGCGTGGCTGGTGGAAGGTCAGGGACTGCCGCTGCTCCTGGTCGTCCCCCTCGCGCTGGCCGTCGGCGCCTTCGGCGGTTTCCTGATGGGCTATGTGATCCACAACTTCGAGATCCAGCCGTTCATCGTCACGCTCGCCGGGCTCTTCCTCTTCCGCGGACTGTGTCTGGTCATCAGCAAGGAATCGATCTCCATCAGCGACGCCTCGGTGGGCACCCTGGCCCAGACGCGGGTGTCGTTCGGCCTGGGGGAACTGTCGATCGGCGCCCTCGTGGCCCTGGTCGTCCTCGGTGTCGCCTGCTACGTGCTCCACTACACCCGCTTCGGACGCCGTGTGTACGCCATCGGCGGCAACGAGCAGTCGGCTCTGCTCATGGGCCTTCCGCTGGGCGGCACGAAGATCGCCGTGTACACGGTGAGCGGCTTCTGCTCGGCCCTGGCCGGCCTGCTGTTCATGCTGTACATCCAGTCGGGCGACCCACTGCACGCCATCGGCATGGAACTCGACGCCATCGCCGCCGTGGTCATCGGCGGCACCCTGCTGACCGGCGGTTCCGGTTATGTGCTGGGCACCCTCTTCGGTGTATTGGTGCTCGGCCTGATCAAGAGCGTCATCACGTTCGAGGGCACGCTCAGCTCCTGGTGGACGAAGATCGCCACAGGTGTGCTGCTGTGCGCCTTCATCCTGATCCAGCGGACCATGACGGCACGCCGGAAGACCTGA
- a CDS encoding ABC transporter permease — MTTTSRWRALTHHHLFWPVAVLIALLLVNVPFTPDFFSINMTDGHLYGSLVSIVLFGSPLILVAVGMTLVIATGGIDLSVGAVVAITGALTCSYISDQADQNTLSAVFLAMGIGLVAAVVCGLWNGFLVARMGIQPIIATLIIMVAGRGVAQLITDGQIITINSEPYKLIGGGYWLTLPFSVFVVAAVVAVTVALTRRTALGLLVESVGGNAEASRLVGIRSTRIKIMVYMFCALCAGIAGLMISSNTSAADGNNAGLWIELDAILAVVIGGTSLLGGRFSIGGTVVGALVIQTLTTTIYTIGVPTQTNLVFKAAVVIVVCLLQSPKFRAKVFGAKGPKGPRLDAAPVEPAPAADAAPKMEVSR; from the coding sequence GTGACCACCACCTCCCGCTGGCGAGCACTGACGCATCACCACCTGTTCTGGCCGGTCGCGGTCCTGATCGCCCTGCTGCTCGTCAACGTCCCCTTCACGCCCGACTTCTTCTCGATCAACATGACGGACGGCCACCTCTACGGCAGCCTCGTCTCCATCGTGCTGTTCGGCTCACCGCTGATCCTGGTCGCGGTCGGCATGACCCTGGTCATCGCCACCGGCGGCATCGATCTCTCCGTCGGTGCCGTGGTCGCCATCACCGGCGCCCTGACCTGTTCCTACATCAGCGACCAGGCCGACCAGAACACCTTGTCCGCGGTGTTCCTGGCGATGGGCATCGGGCTGGTGGCCGCGGTCGTCTGCGGTCTGTGGAACGGCTTCCTGGTGGCCAGGATGGGAATCCAGCCCATCATCGCGACCCTCATCATCATGGTCGCGGGCCGAGGTGTCGCCCAGCTGATCACCGACGGCCAGATCATCACCATCAACAGCGAGCCGTACAAGCTGATCGGCGGCGGCTACTGGCTGACCCTGCCCTTCTCCGTCTTCGTGGTGGCCGCCGTGGTGGCCGTCACCGTGGCGCTGACCCGCCGCACGGCGCTCGGCCTGCTGGTCGAATCGGTCGGCGGCAACGCCGAGGCCAGCCGCCTGGTCGGCATCAGGTCCACACGCATCAAGATCATGGTCTACATGTTCTGCGCGCTGTGCGCCGGCATCGCGGGCCTGATGATCAGCTCCAACACCTCGGCCGCGGACGGCAACAACGCCGGTCTGTGGATCGAACTCGACGCGATCCTCGCCGTCGTCATCGGCGGCACCTCGCTGCTCGGCGGCCGGTTCTCCATCGGCGGCACGGTGGTCGGCGCCCTCGTCATCCAGACCCTGACCACCACGATCTACACCATCGGCGTGCCGACCCAGACCAACCTGGTCTTCAAGGCCGCCGTCGTCATCGTCGTCTGCCTGCTGCAGTCCCCGAAGTTCCGGGCCAAGGTCTTCGGCGCGAAGGGCCCCAAGGGCCCGCGCCTGGACGCCGCCCCGGTGGAGCCCGCTCCGGCGGCCGACGCCGCCCCGAAGATGGAGGTGTCGCGATGA
- a CDS encoding sugar ABC transporter ATP-binding protein, with translation MAEPRPVLEMTGVVKEFPGVKALSGVDFRLFPGEIHALMGENGAGKSTLIKVLTGVYSLDGGTIVLDGESVRFGSPLQAQQAGISTVYQEVNLCPNLSVAENIFIGREPTRAGRIQWKRMRKEAEELVDRLGLDIDVAAPLSSYPLAVQQLVAIVRSVGTGDRDAAGSGTKVLVLDEPTSSLDRDEVLELFRLMRQLRDEGVAILFVSHFLDQIYEVCDRMTVLRNGTLVGEHLVRDLDQVGLIELMIGKALDQLEELHEHQMHSDVGETLVKAEGLGRTGGIAPFDLEIKKGEVLGLAGLLGSGRTELARLLFGADQPDSGKVTVGGKQISMSAPNDAIAAGVAFCSENRKSEGLVPDLTVRENIILALQAARGWTRPIPASQRDELVAKYIKALDIRPADPEARVGRLSGGNQQKVLLARWLITQPQLLILDEPTRGIDVGAKAEIQKLVVSLSEDGMSVLYIAAELEEVLRLSHTIGVLRDRRLVARLTNGPEITTSKILETIASGEHQ, from the coding sequence ATGGCAGAGCCGCGGCCCGTCCTGGAGATGACGGGCGTAGTCAAGGAGTTCCCGGGGGTAAAGGCTCTGTCGGGCGTCGACTTCCGCCTCTTCCCGGGCGAGATCCACGCCCTGATGGGCGAGAACGGTGCCGGAAAGTCCACGCTGATCAAGGTGTTGACGGGGGTCTACTCCCTGGACGGCGGCACGATCGTCCTCGACGGCGAGTCCGTACGGTTCGGCAGCCCGTTGCAGGCGCAGCAGGCCGGCATCAGCACGGTCTACCAGGAGGTCAACCTCTGCCCCAACCTGTCGGTGGCGGAGAACATCTTCATCGGACGCGAACCCACCCGCGCCGGCCGCATCCAGTGGAAGCGGATGCGCAAGGAGGCGGAGGAGCTGGTCGACCGGCTCGGACTCGACATCGACGTCGCCGCGCCGCTGTCCTCGTACCCGCTGGCCGTGCAGCAACTGGTCGCGATCGTACGGTCGGTGGGCACCGGGGACCGTGACGCCGCGGGATCCGGCACCAAGGTGCTGGTCCTCGACGAGCCGACCTCCAGTCTCGACCGCGACGAGGTCCTCGAACTCTTCCGTTTGATGCGGCAGTTGAGGGACGAGGGCGTCGCGATCCTGTTCGTGTCGCACTTCCTCGACCAGATCTACGAGGTCTGCGACCGGATGACCGTCCTGCGCAACGGCACCCTGGTCGGCGAGCACCTGGTCCGAGACCTCGACCAGGTCGGACTGATCGAGTTGATGATCGGCAAGGCCCTGGACCAGCTCGAGGAGCTGCACGAGCACCAGATGCACTCCGACGTCGGCGAGACGCTGGTCAAGGCCGAAGGGCTCGGCCGCACCGGGGGGATCGCCCCCTTCGACCTGGAGATCAAGAAGGGGGAGGTGCTCGGACTCGCCGGCCTGCTGGGATCGGGCCGCACCGAGCTCGCCCGGCTGCTGTTCGGAGCCGACCAGCCCGACAGCGGCAAGGTGACCGTCGGCGGCAAGCAGATCTCGATGAGCGCCCCGAACGACGCCATCGCGGCCGGGGTGGCGTTCTGCTCGGAGAACCGCAAGAGCGAGGGCCTGGTCCCCGACCTGACGGTGCGTGAGAACATCATCCTCGCCCTCCAGGCGGCCCGCGGCTGGACCCGGCCCATCCCGGCCTCCCAGCGCGACGAACTCGTCGCCAAGTACATCAAGGCGCTGGACATCCGCCCCGCCGACCCGGAAGCCCGGGTGGGCCGTCTCAGCGGCGGCAACCAGCAGAAGGTGCTGCTCGCCCGCTGGCTGATCACCCAGCCGCAGCTGCTGATCCTGGACGAGCCGACGCGCGGCATCGACGTCGGCGCCAAGGCGGAGATCCAGAAACTGGTGGTGTCCCTCTCCGAGGACGGCATGTCGGTGCTGTACATCGCGGCCGAACTGGAGGAGGTGCTCCGGCTCAGCCACACCATCGGAGTGCTGCGCGACCGCCGGCTGGTGGCACGGCTGACCAACGGGCCTGAGATCACCACCAGCAAGATCCTCGAGACCATCGCGAGCGGAGAACACCAGTGA
- a CDS encoding ABC transporter substrate-binding protein, producing MLNRRNFLTAAVGVAAATGLAACAKEDGSSSASAGSGSKAITLGFSQVGSESGWRTANSDSVKSAAKEAGYTLKFSDAQQKQENQISAIRNYIAQKVDVIAFSPVVVTGWDAVLKEAKAAKIPVVLTDRSVETSDDSLYVTLVGSDFTDEGRRAAKILEKVLEKAGHKGAVKIAQLEGTTGAAPAIERAKGFKEVMDADHADDWKVVVSQTGDFTRAGGKQVMAAFLQSNPDINVLFAHNDDMAIGAIQSIEAAGKKPGKDILIVSIDGVKDGFVAMSEGKINAIVECNPLLGPQLMEVVKKVKDGETVERWIKTKESDFMQDQAKDALPTRKY from the coding sequence ATGCTCAACAGAAGGAACTTCCTCACCGCGGCGGTCGGTGTTGCGGCTGCGACCGGACTCGCGGCCTGCGCCAAGGAGGACGGCAGCTCTTCCGCCTCCGCCGGCAGCGGCAGCAAGGCGATCACCCTCGGCTTCTCCCAGGTCGGCTCGGAGAGCGGCTGGCGCACCGCCAACAGCGACTCGGTGAAGTCGGCCGCGAAGGAGGCGGGTTACACCCTCAAGTTCTCCGACGCCCAGCAGAAGCAGGAGAACCAGATCTCCGCGATCCGCAACTACATCGCGCAGAAGGTCGACGTCATCGCCTTCTCGCCGGTGGTCGTCACCGGCTGGGACGCGGTGCTCAAGGAGGCCAAGGCCGCGAAGATCCCGGTGGTCCTCACCGACCGCTCCGTCGAGACCTCCGACGACTCCCTGTACGTGACCCTGGTCGGCTCCGACTTCACGGACGAGGGCCGGCGCGCCGCCAAGATCCTGGAGAAGGTCCTGGAGAAGGCGGGCCACAAGGGCGCCGTGAAGATCGCCCAGCTGGAGGGCACCACCGGCGCCGCCCCCGCGATCGAGCGCGCCAAGGGCTTCAAGGAGGTCATGGACGCGGACCACGCGGACGACTGGAAGGTCGTCGTCAGCCAGACCGGTGACTTCACCCGTGCCGGAGGCAAGCAGGTCATGGCGGCCTTCCTCCAGTCCAACCCGGACATCAACGTGCTCTTCGCGCACAACGACGACATGGCCATCGGCGCCATCCAGTCCATCGAGGCGGCCGGCAAGAAGCCCGGCAAGGACATCCTCATCGTCTCCATCGACGGCGTGAAGGACGGCTTCGTCGCCATGTCCGAGGGCAAGATCAACGCCATCGTCGAGTGCAACCCGCTGCTCGGCCCTCAGCTGATGGAGGTCGTGAAGAAGGTCAAGGACGGCGAGACGGTCGAACGCTGGATCAAGACCAAGGAGAGCGACTTCATGCAGGACCAGGCCAAGGACGCGCTCCCCACCCGCAAGTACTGA